The Streptomyces sp. NBC_00335 DNA window AGCCCGTTCGGGTGGTCCGCGACCAGCGCGAGCAGTTCCTGCGCGCGCCCGGCGAAGGAGCCGCGCGAGAGGTTCTCGACCCGCGCGGCGAACTCGTACTCCCAGTCGCCGACGCGCTTGGCCACGCCGAGCGGAAGCGGGGTGCTGCTGCCGGGCATACAGGCGACGGTCTCGGAGCAGAGCACGTCGCCCTCTTCCAGGAGTACCTGGTGGGAGGCCCCGAGCAGGCGCAACTCCACTTTCGCTCCACCCAGTTCGAGGTTCAGTACGGCCAGGGCGGGCAGCCGCTCCCGACCCAGGGCCCAGGCGAGATCGGCGGCACGCGTGTCGGTATAGGTGGTCTGGAGGGTCGTGAGCATGAGTCGGCTCCGCAAACGCGCGAGGGAGATGGGCCGGGGCCCGCCAGCGGTAGTCAACGGGTGGGGGGACACCGGCACGGGTCCACAGGAAGTCCAGGGAGGTCCGAGGACTGGTCTACTCAACCGAGGGAATCATGAAAGGCACGGCACTCACAGCGTTTTTACCCAAGTTGCAGGGGTTTACATCCCCTCGGGGGCTACCCAGTTCACGTGTTCAACGACATGCCGCCCGTACGCCGTAATGCGCGGCCGTGACGTCCGAACAAGAAGACGCCCGA harbors:
- a CDS encoding DUF2617 family protein, whose amino-acid sequence is MLTTLQTTYTDTRAADLAWALGRERLPALAVLNLELGGAKVELRLLGASHQVLLEEGDVLCSETVACMPGSSTPLPLGVAKRVGDWEYEFAARVENLSRGSFAGRAQELLALVADHPNGLAGTFPGSPHAFTAMLAQRYEGQVRWRTWHAYPQEGQLVATRTRVGVRAAGTGAGAGVDAAGAVQLGAQAPVLI